In Silene latifolia isolate original U9 population chromosome 3, ASM4854445v1, whole genome shotgun sequence, a single window of DNA contains:
- the LOC141648458 gene encoding chromatin remodeling protein EBS-like, whose translation MAKTRHVSIRPIDSYTIKSSSKTVKPGDCVLMRPPEPRTPPYIARLEKIESAVRGGAKVYVRWYYRPEESIGGRRQFHGANEVFLSDHYDVQSADSIEAKCTVHSFKSYTKLDSIGNDDFFCRFEYNSATGAFTPDRVAVYCKCEMPYNPDDLMVQCEGCSDWFHPTCIEMTAEEAKRLDHFFCQSCSDDDSKTLHDLQHSHAASRHSDAKVDNKRRRM comes from the exons ATGGCGAAAACTCGACACGTTTCCATACGCCCTATCGACTCCTACACCATCAAATCCTCCAGCAAAACCGTCAAAC CCGGCGATTGCGTGTTGATGCGGCCGCCGGAGCCGAGAACGCCGCCGTACATAGCGCGGTTGGAGAAAATTGAAAGCGCCGTGCGCGGCGGCGCGAAGGTGTACGTGCGATGGTATTATCGGCCAGAGGAGTCGATCGGAGGTCGGCGGCAATTCCATGGCGCGAATGAAGTGTTTCTCTCTGATCATTATGATGTGCAAAGTGCTGATTCTATTGAAGCTAAGTGTACGGTTCATAGTTTCAAGAGTTATACTAAGCTTGATTCTATTGGAAACGACGATTTCTTCTGTCGTTTTGAGTATAATTCTGCGACTGGAGCTTTCACACCTGATCGCGTTGCCGT ATATTGCAAGTGTGAGATGCCATATAATCCGGATGATTTGATGGTTCAATGCGAGGGATGCAGTGACTG GTTCCATCCAACGTGTATAGAAATGACTGCAGAAGAAGCCAAAAGGCTCGACCACTTCTTCTGTCAAAGCTGTTCTGATGATGATTCCAAGACGTTACATGACTTGCAACATTCACATGCTGCTTCTAGGCATTCTGATGCAAAG GTGGACAACAAGCGCCGCAGAATGTGA
- the LOC141648462 gene encoding purple acid phosphatase 2-like isoform X1 — MVQMVLLLLALVSVPLDAAPKPLYSTIPALGTWSTRSRLMYLPKWFCFLHGLFSYRRKRSTRNPTFTVICHGGKTSNFIRKVEKTIDMPLDSDVFSVPSGYNAPQQVHITQGDSEGRAIIVSWVTMEEPGSDKVMYWKENHKDNKKSAQGKMSKYMYYNYTSGFIHHCTIDHLEFDTKYYYEVGIGQSPRTFWFKTPPKPGLNVPYTFGLIGDLGQSFDSNATLTHYEQNPIKGQTVLFVGDLSYADNYPNHDNTRWDSWGRFVERSTAYQPWIWTTGNHEIDFAPEIGETEPFKPFKNRYHTPYKSSGSTAPFWYSIKRGPAHIIVLSSYSAYGKYTPQYNWLEGELPKVNRSETPWLIVLVHSPWYNSYNYHYMEGETMRVMFEPWFVQYKVDIVFSGHVHAYERSKRVSNIAYNIINGQCKPVVDQSAPVYIIIGDGGNLEGLATNMTQPQPDYSAFREASYGHAILDIKNHTHAYYSWHRNQDGFAVKADSTWFFNRFWHPLDERAMFIA, encoded by the exons ATGGTCCAG ATGGTACTGTTGTTACTTGCACTTGTGTCTGTGCCCTTGGATGCTGCTCCCAAACCGCTTTATTCTACAATACCAGCACTAGGGA CTTGGTCCACTCGGAGTCGTCTAATGTATTTGCCGAAATGGTTTTGCTTCCTGCATGGG TTATTTTCTTACCGACGAAAACGAAGCACAAGGAACCCAACCTTCACGG TAATTTGTCATGGAGGAAAAACAAGCAATTTTATCAGAAAAGTTGAGAAAACCATTGATATGCCTCTTGATAGTGATGTATTTTCAGTTCCTTCTGGATACAATGCACCTCAGCAG GTTCACATAACACAAGGAGATTCTGAAGGAAGAGCAATAATTGTGTCATGGGTCACAATGGAGGAGCCTGGTTCAGATAAGGTGATGTATTGGAAAGAGAACCACAAAGATAATAAGAAATCTGCTCAAGGCAAAATGTCAAAGTACATGTATTATAATTACACTTCTGGCTTCATTCATCACTGTACCATCGACCATTTGGAG TTTGATACCAAATATTACTATGAAGTTGGGATTGGACAAAGTCCAAGGACATTCTGGTTTAAGACTCCTCCGAAACCAGGCCTTAATGTTCCTTACACTTTCGGTCTCATAG GGGATTTAGGACAGAGTTTTGATTCAAACGCGACACTGACGCATTATGAACAAAATCCTATCAAAGGCCAAACTGTATTGTTTGTGGGTGATCTTTCGTATGCGGACAATTACCCTAATCACGATAACACGAGATGGGATTCATGGGGAAGGTTCGTCGAGAGAAGTACTGCATACCAACCTTGGATTTGGACTACTGGAAACCATGAGATTGATTTTGCCCCAGAAATT GGTGAAACAGAACCTTTCAAGCCATTTAAGAATCGGTATCATACACCTTATAAATCATCAGGCAGCACAGCTCCATTTTGGTACTCAATCAAGAGAGGCCCTGCTCACATAATCGTCTTATCTTCATACTCCGCATATG GTAAGTACACTCCACAGTACAACTGGCTCGAGGGGGAGCTTCCGAAGGTAAACAGGAGCGAAACACCATGGCTAATTGTTCTAGTGCATTCCCCATGGTACAACAGCTACAATTACCATTATATGGAGGGAGAGACAATGAGGGTGATGTTTGAGCCTTGGTTTGTTCAGTACAAAGTTGACATCGTCTTTTCCGGTCATGTTCATGCCTATGAAAGATCT AAACGAGTATCAAATATAGCGTACAACATCATCAATGGACAATGCAAACCCGTTGTAGACCAGTCTGCACCCGTCTACATTATAATCGGAGATGGAGGAAATCTAGAAGGTTTAGCAACCAA CATGACTCAACCACAACCAGATTACTCAGCTTTTCGAGAAGCAAGCTACGGACATGCCATCTTAGACATCAAAAATCATACACATGCTTATTATAGCTGGCATCGTAACCAAGATGGGTTCGCTGTTAAAGCAGATTCTACATGGTTTTTCAATAGGTTTTGGCATCCGCTAGATGAACGAGCTATGTTTATAGCTTAA
- the LOC141648461 gene encoding epoxide hydrolase 1-like, protein MSSDDQVITHKRVCTNGIYLHVAEKGHGHGPPVLLIHGFPETWLSWSNQIHHLAQHGYRVIVPDLRGYGDSDSPSDPASYTVLHIVGDLIGLLDELGVDKAYVVGHDWGAILAWMLCLFRPDRVKGLVNLGIPYRPQSQDRPSDLLNKAFGDGLYITQFQEPGRAEKSFSQYDCLTVLKKLLLINAPDLLIAPPGVEIIDFLETPTSLPSWVPEEELGIIASTFEKNGFTAPLNYYRAMDKNWELLGPWQGAKIDVPTKLIIGDKDMGVQSLGTLDYVKGEEFRSIVPNLDVVIIDGHHYIQLENAQLVNDEIVSFLRNQASV, encoded by the exons ATGAGTAGTGATGATCAAGTAATTACACATAAAAGAGTGTGTACCAATGGAATATATCTCCATGTAGCTGAAAAAGGTCATGGCCATGGCCCACCCGTTCTTCTTATCCACGGGTTTCCTGAAACTTGGCTTTCATGGAGCAACCAGATTCATCACTTGGCCCAACATGGGTACCGGGTTATCGTGCCCGATTTGAGGGGTTATGGTGATTCCGATTCGCCTTCGGATCCTGCCTCTTATACCGTGCTTCATATTGTTGGGGACTTGATTGGCCTCCTCGACGAACTTGGAGTTGACAAG GCTTATGTAGTGGGCCATGATTGGGGAGCAATACTAGCTTGGATGCTCTGCCTATTTAGGCCGGATAGAGTAAAAGGGCTTGTTAACTTGGGTATCCCTTACCGTCCACAATCTCAAGACCGCCCATCAGATCTTCTCAACAAAGCGTTCGGAGATGGCCTATATATAACCCAATTTCAA GAACCAGGAAGAGCAGAGAAGTCTTTCTCGCAGTACGATTGCTTGACTGTATTGAAGAAACTATTGTTGATCAATGCTCCTGACCTTCTCATTGCTCCTCCGGGAGTCGAGATTATTGATTTCTTAGAGACTCCAACTTCACTACCCTCATGGGTTCCTGAAGAAGAGCTTGGAATAATTGCAAGTACATTTGAAAAAAATGGATTCACCGCGCCTTTGAACTATTATCGCGCTATGGACAA GAATTGGGAGCTACTTGGACCATGGCAAGGAGCTAAAATAGATGTGCCAACAAAATTGATTATCGGCGACAAAGATATGGGGGTTCAATCCTTAGGCACTCTAGATTATGTCAAAGGGGAAGAATTTAGGAGCATAGTACCAAACCTTGATGTGGTTATCATTGATGGACACCACTATATTCAGCTCGAAAATGCTCAACTCGTCAACGATGAAATTGTATCGTTTCTCCGAAATCAAGCGTCAGTTTAA
- the LOC141648462 gene encoding purple acid phosphatase 2-like isoform X2 produces MGYFLTDENEAQGTQPSRVHITQGDSEGRAIIVSWVTMEEPGSDKVMYWKENHKDNKKSAQGKMSKYMYYNYTSGFIHHCTIDHLEFDTKYYYEVGIGQSPRTFWFKTPPKPGLNVPYTFGLIGDLGQSFDSNATLTHYEQNPIKGQTVLFVGDLSYADNYPNHDNTRWDSWGRFVERSTAYQPWIWTTGNHEIDFAPEIGETEPFKPFKNRYHTPYKSSGSTAPFWYSIKRGPAHIIVLSSYSAYGKYTPQYNWLEGELPKVNRSETPWLIVLVHSPWYNSYNYHYMEGETMRVMFEPWFVQYKVDIVFSGHVHAYERSKRVSNIAYNIINGQCKPVVDQSAPVYIIIGDGGNLEGLATNMTQPQPDYSAFREASYGHAILDIKNHTHAYYSWHRNQDGFAVKADSTWFFNRFWHPLDERAMFIA; encoded by the exons ATGGG TTATTTTCTTACCGACGAAAACGAAGCACAAGGAACCCAACCTTCACGG GTTCACATAACACAAGGAGATTCTGAAGGAAGAGCAATAATTGTGTCATGGGTCACAATGGAGGAGCCTGGTTCAGATAAGGTGATGTATTGGAAAGAGAACCACAAAGATAATAAGAAATCTGCTCAAGGCAAAATGTCAAAGTACATGTATTATAATTACACTTCTGGCTTCATTCATCACTGTACCATCGACCATTTGGAG TTTGATACCAAATATTACTATGAAGTTGGGATTGGACAAAGTCCAAGGACATTCTGGTTTAAGACTCCTCCGAAACCAGGCCTTAATGTTCCTTACACTTTCGGTCTCATAG GGGATTTAGGACAGAGTTTTGATTCAAACGCGACACTGACGCATTATGAACAAAATCCTATCAAAGGCCAAACTGTATTGTTTGTGGGTGATCTTTCGTATGCGGACAATTACCCTAATCACGATAACACGAGATGGGATTCATGGGGAAGGTTCGTCGAGAGAAGTACTGCATACCAACCTTGGATTTGGACTACTGGAAACCATGAGATTGATTTTGCCCCAGAAATT GGTGAAACAGAACCTTTCAAGCCATTTAAGAATCGGTATCATACACCTTATAAATCATCAGGCAGCACAGCTCCATTTTGGTACTCAATCAAGAGAGGCCCTGCTCACATAATCGTCTTATCTTCATACTCCGCATATG GTAAGTACACTCCACAGTACAACTGGCTCGAGGGGGAGCTTCCGAAGGTAAACAGGAGCGAAACACCATGGCTAATTGTTCTAGTGCATTCCCCATGGTACAACAGCTACAATTACCATTATATGGAGGGAGAGACAATGAGGGTGATGTTTGAGCCTTGGTTTGTTCAGTACAAAGTTGACATCGTCTTTTCCGGTCATGTTCATGCCTATGAAAGATCT AAACGAGTATCAAATATAGCGTACAACATCATCAATGGACAATGCAAACCCGTTGTAGACCAGTCTGCACCCGTCTACATTATAATCGGAGATGGAGGAAATCTAGAAGGTTTAGCAACCAA CATGACTCAACCACAACCAGATTACTCAGCTTTTCGAGAAGCAAGCTACGGACATGCCATCTTAGACATCAAAAATCATACACATGCTTATTATAGCTGGCATCGTAACCAAGATGGGTTCGCTGTTAAAGCAGATTCTACATGGTTTTTCAATAGGTTTTGGCATCCGCTAGATGAACGAGCTATGTTTATAGCTTAA
- the LOC141648463 gene encoding protein SHORT INTERNODES-like, protein MRSSSRDNNNNSSDSSSTISCQDCGNKAKRDCEHVRCRSCCKSRGFKCHTHVKSTWVPVAKRRLRSQQQQYQYQHFELLPSSNNTMDYQHLDLPLSLSRSTCFRHGDSPLGPEDSNYPAEINSLANFRCIRVTSKDNMVEQYAYQTSINVGGHVFKGILYDQGPTTGGDDGGDQSSSAGTSDHPHRLHHFNMAAATTSTAQSGGGGGANLLFYPPHSLNYSVPYNALPGMQFFQHTRS, encoded by the exons ATGAGATCCTCATCaagagataataataataatagtagtgaTAGTAGTAGTACAATAAGTTGTCAAGATTGTGGAAACAAAGCAAAGAGAGATTGTGAACATGTAAGATGTAGAAGTTGTTGTAAAAGTCGAGGGTTCAAGTGTCATACCCATGTCAAAAGCACTTGGGTTCCGGTTGCGAAGAGGCGTCTAAgatcacaacaacaacaatatcaatatcaACATTTTGAATTATTACCATCTTCTAATAATACAATGGATTACCAACACTTGGATCTCCCTCTTTCCCTCTCTAGATCTACTTGTTTTCGCCACGGCGACTCTCCCTTAG GGCCAGAAGAttccaattatccagcagaaatAAATTCCTTGGCAAATTTTCGGTGTATTAGGGTGACTTCCAAGGATAATATGGTGGAACAATATGCATATCAAACCTCAATTAACGTAGGAGGCCATGTTTTTAAGGGAATTCTCTATGATCAGGGCCCCACCACAGGCGgtgacgacggtggtgatcaaagCTCGTCAGCCGGAACTAGTGATCACCCTCACCGCCTCCACCATTTTAATATGGCAGCCGCCACTACGTCGACTGCCCAAagtggaggtggaggtggtgcaaatttactattttaccctcCTCATTCTCTTAATTATTCAGTTCCTTACAATGCTTTGCCTGGTATGCAATTTTTCCAGCATACAAGATCTTAA